Proteins encoded by one window of Lasioglossum baleicum chromosome 4, iyLasBale1, whole genome shotgun sequence:
- the LOC143207724 gene encoding steroid receptor RNA activator 1, with the protein MNENETSKNLSLQKSLLPGHDPGWNDPPNWAYTGTQSSTATPTKRVLNKRVAFPLSSTQASNKESSALSPSMTMPPPPQSSIDLTTGSRTPSIPPSNVDVTNDTDALKIDKEQALNDVLQSLETVIDEHISKTKVEEVKKRLDILKAAWLEDKLSDVICKNILNLSKALQEGNVEKADQIHLSLMMQHASLCSPWIPGIRHIILGLKNKQQDASAMQSNN; encoded by the exons ATGAACGAAAACGAGAcaa GTAAAAATCTCTCTTTGCAAAAGTCTTTATTACCTGGTCATGATCCAGGATGGAACGATCCTCCGAACTGGGCATATACCGGCACACAAAGTTCTACAGCTACGCCCACTAAACGAGTATTAAACAAAAGGGTGGCATTTCCATTATCTTCTACGCAAGCTTCCAATAAAGAGTCTTCGGCATTGAGTCCATCGATGACTATGCCACCGCCGCCACAATCTTCCATTGATTTGACAACAGGGTCGCGTACTCCATCGATACCTCCTTCCAATGTAGATGTGACAAACGACACAGATGCATTAAAGATCGACAAAGAACAGGCATTGAACGACGTCTTACAAAGTTTAGAGACCGTGATCGATGAGCATATAAGTAAAACGAAAGTCGAGGAAGTAAAGAAAAGATTAGACATATTGAAAGCAGCATGGCTAGAAGATAAATTAAGCGATGTtatatgtaaaaatattttaaacttgTCGAAAG caTTACAAGAAGGGAATGTTGAAAAAGCTGATCAAATACATCTGTCGCTGATGATGCAGCATGCTAGCCTATGCAGTCCTTGGATACCTGGCATTAGGCATATCATTTTAGGATTAAAAAACAAGCAACAAGATGCAAGCGCGATGCAATCTAATAactga